A stretch of DNA from Vanacampus margaritifer isolate UIUO_Vmar chromosome 1, RoL_Vmar_1.0, whole genome shotgun sequence:
AAAGTGCTCGTTCCACATAGTGTGCAGTCCAATAGTGGCCCCGCCCAACTCTTTTTTTAACTCTGCAAAGGGTATGTTAAGTTTAAACTCCACCCTGTCAGCCACGCCCTGCTCGTGGCACAACCCCCGCAGCATTACTACCCTATCCTCATCCTCCTGATTCCTGCATCCGCCAATCAGGACCAGCTTCAGAGTCTCCCTGCCCCCAGCGGTCTCCCTCCGCCGGTCCAACACCTTCTTGAAAGCTTTGATCTGCAGCCGGTGGTCCTTCTCGGGCCGGAACTGCCCGATGGAGACGATCGAGTGGCACTTTttctcctcgtcctcctccagcGGGACGTCCAGGAACGCGCTGACGTCACAGGGCGGGTAGACCACACTGGTGCGATTAGAGGCGTGCCACAGTGACAGTATGTGGTCAAGCGTCCAGGTGGAGTTGACCATGACTAGATCACTGCAGGAACCGGCCATGCCATAGAACATCGCAAACAGGCAGTAGTAGAGTAGCTTGAAGGCACTCAGAAAAAGACTGTTAGAAATGTAGCCTGTGTTGTTGAACCTGGGACGAGAAtagtttataattagggttaccGCTTCATCTGTATTATGCAAGTAAAAGCGTACCTGGGGTTCCTTTCTCTCACCACCGAGAGCATGTCAGTGCTGATGGTGGGGTAGTGGACGTAAGCGCATACGCTGCATCCTCCCAGGTAGCGAAAAAGGGGCAGAGTGAAAGCATATCCCATTGAGTCGATGTAAATGTCAGGGACGAATTCTGTGAGCGCTTCCCATCCCAAAAAGATGGAGCCCATGCTTTGTCCGAGCAGGGTGAAGTGAGGAAACAGACTGGGCTCCACAAGGAGTCTCAGCCTCAGGAAAACAAAGTGAATCGGCCGAGGAAACACGATGTTAAAGCGGCGGCGTGCTCCATCCACAATCTCGTGGGGCAAAACGCCGAGGTCACCCGTGTAGACCACAATGTCGATGTCTGGGTACCTGTGTAAACGTAGAACACGCATCAATAATTTAACTCTCATGAATTGGCCACAATCCGGACCGTCAACTATACCTTCGCTGTAGAGCCCTGATCGCACACCAGAGCACCCTCTCTCCCCCACCACCAGCATTGCAGTAGGGGTGGAAGAAAGCCACCGCGGGACGTCCGGTCCTGGCGTATCGAGTGCTCCTTTTGCCTTTTAGCCACAGACGCACTGCCAGCATCAGCAGGACCAGCACAGAAAGCAGTAGCAGACACACAAACAGCAAGTGGTACAGCACCTTCCACAGGAAGCTACACAGCAGCCCGACAGAAACACACAGAGATTGCTTAAACAATATATTTGTCATTGTGattgtacaaacccaattccaaaaaagtcgGGACAGTCTAGGGGCGTGAATTGCCTggtacctggcgatttgattcgtatcacgattcataggtcacaatttgattcgataccgattaatcccaataatcccctataaattgattattgcgattttttaaaaactcaaatttcaaaaatactaatcagtaaacttgtacatgtatactgtaaaatttgtatgaaaatgtatttatctgaaaattcaggcttataactgagccactgcatttaacaaacagtttgcagtctgttttatgtttgaacagcactgaaataaaatattaaggcttaatgttccattaatatatatatacatttatgttcccataaaaaatgtatgtttgaaaatcgattcgactGCATATCGAATccattcgagaattgcgcgctgtaatatcgcgatatattgccaaatcgattttttctaacacccctacgggacactatacaaattgtgaataaaaactgaatgcaattatgtgaaagtgccaaatttttatattttgttcagaatagaacatagatgacaggtcaaaagtttaaactgagaaaatgtataattttaagggaaaaatatgttcattgtaaatttcatggtgccaacaaatctcaaaaaagttgggacaggtagcaataagaggctggaaaagtcaattgcccctataaaaaaacggctggaagaccagttaccactaatgaggtccattgacaacttgattggagtataaaaagagcttctcggagtggcagtgtctctcagaagcgaagctGGGTAgaaaatcaccaattcctccaatgttgcgcagaaagatagtggagaaatatcagaaaggtgtttactaggggtgggaattaagaacgatttttgattcaaaatgatttgattgacaatgatttttttcttcaatctatagatgtgcaaggaattgtaatgatctactccagtctgactcgctaatactaattagcgcactactcgcggcacttttatcactcaaaagaacggctccacgatgaattattttttttattggaataacttcatCGTGaccttttccttctactctctaatgtggctacaacttaacagtgtattagaccgcatggaaccacactgcccctcaaaGGCCAAACTGGGtataacatgaacagcgctccaaataaaggcacacagacaaaggcaagacagtataaaataatttaaataaaatcaattttgggacatttaaaatagattctgaatcgtactaaatgagaatcgctattcttatgagaatcgattttttggcacagaCCTCGTGTTTACCAGGGAAAAactgcaaaaaggttgaagtaatcatcatctacagtgcataacatcatccaaagattcagagaatctggaacaatctctgtgtgtaagggtcaaggcccaAAAATcttactggatgcccatgatcttcgggcccttaaatggcactgcaccgcaaacaggaatgcttactgtaagggatatcacagaaagggctcagcaatacttccagaaagcattgtgggtgaacacagtCCAccgccagccgccgttgcctcagtggtgaaaatggccttgtcccaacttttttgagatttactgacaccatggaatttgaaatcaacatagttttcccttaaaattatacattttctcagtttaaacttttgacctgttctctatgttctattctgaataaaatattaaaatttggcacttccacataattgcattcattttttattcacaatttgtatagtgtcccaacttttggggaattAGGTTTGTAGAATATACAGTACTGCATCACACTGACAGATGTATTTAATGTTGCCTCTCTCATGCACAGTGTTaaacaaatattgcaaaaatCTGAGTATGATGCAGTATTGATGTACATCAcaactcattttgttttttacattatgagtactgtacagtataatgtaaaaacaaaacacaagtatTGCAATTTAGGGGGGGAAACAGCTAACCTCTCAGCGGAACATTCAGAGAAACTACAATCTACTGCAAATCTCAAGGAGACACGCTCAGTTACCAGTTTATTCGTGTTATAAAGTATTTATGGGCTAGAAGTATATTTACATTCAAACATTTACGTTACGTCGTCGTCGTAGGAAAGCGACTTCGTCGTAAAGCGAGGacttctgaaaataaaaataataatgcggcgagaaaattaaataaaacgaAACAGCAAAGGTTTTCAAAGTCGATTGAGATTTTTACATGTACAAACAGGTATAGTGTGTGACTGGTGTACATACCACATACACAGAACCAGTTCGTCGTGTGCCGACATCTTGCCAACAGACACCACACTGCACGCGTCACCTTTCAACTTGTCACTTTTTTGTGTGGCTTCGCTTGATTAGCGCCATCTATAAGTGAGGATGTATAACTACACCACAACTGCTGCTTTGGGCATATTGGCAGGACAGATTCAGAATCATTACACATTGCCTAGTGTCAGGTATGCAATCaaacccctaaaaaaaagtgtgaatcatgcaagaaattaaaaacaaatctgtcattaattttgaattgtaattaaataaaacatcacgtttatttgttcaataactgtaaacatttatttatttaattacatcACACCTAATACGGTCCTGAAAGTCTAAAGGTAATGTAATGTCTAAATTAATCAAGACTTTTACGTATGGGTAAATACGTGTTTCTAGGTTCCCAAATCTGTTCCCTCGTAGCCATACAGATTGATCTATGCCCCTGCTCTCTGAAAAAGCCAAAGTTTAACTTCTAAATAAACACTTAAATCAATAACAACTCCCTACACACACCGTTTGAACAAACGTCTATCATTTGCACCGTTTCCATCATGAAGACACTTGtgatttggtttgttttgatgGCCCAACTCCCTGAGATGGGGCACTGCACTGAAACACAGTAAGTTCGATTTTTGTATGTGTGATTAAGGTAAGAGCCGTAGTAAAATAATGTCAATCGAATTATTCTGGTctatttatttgcattattcTTTTTTGGTAGCGACCAAATTCTGTCAATCACACCAACAACACCAGAACAAGTGGACATTGTGAAGAATATCTCCAGTCAATATGAGGTAAAATAGACTGgtagatatttttgttttgtttatcttcTGCTCCTGCATTTTGTCTATGTGACATGTCCACAGACAACATTGTGGCAGCCCGCCCACCCCCAGTACATCCAAGAAGAAACTCAAGTTCACCTCTTCGTTCCTGCAAATAGCTCAGCCACGGTCAAGGATTTGCTGCAACAATATGATATAGCACATGAGTATGTCGCCTGTCtaaacaaatgcacacacacacacacacacacagacacacgcacaaTTTTTAGTGATAATTCTCAAGATTTATGTATATCAATTGCATATAAAATTTCCAACCATTTGAATtacttaaaatttaaaataaaaatgccaatATATGGTGTATATTTgcatgtcaaatgtaaatgaaacaattaaaaatgagagTTGTATAAAATATCTAATAAATCCCATTTGCTTTAATTAAGCAATGACAGATGTATGTACACTATTTAAACGACATGCATAAAGTTAATGTATTGGATATAtctaaaatatttcaattttttatccagatatttattgtttgtttgtttattcattagTGCTAGTCAGAAAATTAGAATATGGAGGAAAAATCAtccatttacagtatttcaataattaatttcaaaaagtgaaagtgaaacttTCATGTTACATTATAGTTCACCACACACAAAGTGAACTATTTCAAACCTTTATTTCTTTCAGTTTAGATGATTATGGCAGAAagacaccccaaaaatatttaaaaaatcaagtgttacacaaaatttgaatattgtgaCAAACCTCAACATTGTAGGCTCCCTATATCCCAATCTTGCTAGCTAGTTAATGCAAAACAACTGCAGAAATTTTCCTCAGCCTTTAAAGTTTCTCAGTCTGGTATTACATGAAAGTTTCATTTTTCTAagcaaattattgaaataaatagactTTTCCCtcaatattctatttttttgaCCAGCACTTGTTTGTGTCCATATTTCAGTTGAGCTTCtgtgttttttagagtgttatTGGACAACACCAATGAACTGATTGAAATGCAGACAAGGAATGACTCCACGGACCCCAGAAGCACGATGAGTTTCTATGAGCGATATCACAGCCTGGAGGATGTACAGTTTAAGCCTTCCATCACACACTGAGCTTCCTCATTACGCAGGGATTacatctttcttcttcttcttttgtctcATCTTCAGATCTATTATTGGATCAACAGGACCGCTCAGGACAACCCAAACACCATAAAAACCATTCTTCTGGGTTCCTCATTTGAGAAGCGACCACTCTATGCTCTGAAGGTGAGCATGTCACTTAAGAAAATGCAACCGGTACTCTGCACGGTGATAAGCATGTGTTGATGGATCTCATCCagggttattattattgttatgaaatttttattttattttatttcattttgagttttttaaaaaaatatattttgttagttttaattagttttcagggtggtactgttagttttttaaatttgttttattttatttatttttttaatgcttagttttagtttagttttagttagttacaGTATTAGtattcgtttttttgttgttgttttttttaaatgtgtattccTTATGCgtcatatttaataaacactatggtaaaaaaaaaaaaaagaggggaaaaaagtagcacatttcttacctagcgttgcattttggctgagttaactgaaaaagcaggcaagaTGAGCCATTCGAGTCAAAAGTCAAGCAAGCAAATTTGTCACCTAAGAGCGATGTCaactgaaggtgcttttctattggctgctgctagatgatatCACTTATGGgtgacactttcaaatgtgcttattccggttaatattaaaataaaaatacttaaaaccacatgtaaaatcatccccaaaggctcatgtattaaattaattaccaaacaaatgacattttcgcTATAGCCTAATTAAAGTTGGgattagttagttttgtaatcatgaaaaatagtttgagttagttttcgtttttttaaaagcattttcctttttattttatttcgtcaatgaaaatgtttttcaaattttagttttagttttagtttttcattagtttttgttaactataataacgTTGATCTGATCCAATTGAATTAGTGTAGCTTCTGGCCTTGCATAGCCAATTTCAACATGATTAATTTGTGGATTCTCCCCAACATTTAACGGTATCAACTTTGTGAGAATAAATTGATACATCAAACAGTGCACACTGACAAACACAGCCTCGGTTAGAAATTCATTATGAATTCACTAGAAATGATTGGAATCATATTTATTCTGCTCTCAGGTGTCATTTAACAGTGAGAATAAGAAAGCCTTGTGGATTGACTGTGGAATCCACGCCAGAGAGTGGATCTCTCCTGCTTTCTGCTTGTGGTTTGTACAATATGTGAGTCAATCTGGTATGTATGTTCTGTGGGATGGTGCACAAATCACTTGGGTAAGACATTCTCCTCTCCGTAGTCCTTAGATTTTTACAAGCAAAACCAAGACATAACTGACATTTTGGACAACATGGATGTTTACATCTTGCCTGTGATGAATCCTGATGGGTACCTATACACATGGACTACGGTAAACGGCACAAGTGGACTGTCGTTTATAGAGGATGTTTTATTGGCTCTGCAAATATGTTGTGTGTTTCAGAACCGAATGTGGAGGAAGAACCGGTCAATCCGCCTGAGTAGCTACTGTGTTGGTGTTGACCTAAACAGGAACTTTGACGCAAACTGGTGCAGTAAGTCTCCATCTAACATACACACGTGGACAACATTTTTGGTATCCTTCCAGTGAAGaagtgtatatgtgtatgctgtacagtattttcaaaTGCTTCGGA
This window harbors:
- the alg11 gene encoding GDP-Man:Man(3)GlcNAc(2)-PP-Dol alpha-1,2-mannosyltransferase isoform X2 — its product is MLAVRLWLKGKRSTRYARTGRPAVAFFHPYCNAGGGGERVLWCAIRALQRRYPDIDIVVYTGDLGVLPHEIVDGARRRFNIVFPRPIHFVFLRLRLLVEPSLFPHFTLLGQSMGSIFLGWEALTEFVPDIYIDSMGYAFTLPLFRYLGGCSVCAYVHYPTISTDMLSVVRERNPRFNNTGYISNSLFLSAFKLLYYCLFAMFYGMAGSCSDLVMVNSTWTLDHILSLWHASNRTSVVYPPCDVSAFLDVPLEEDEEKKCHSIVSIGQFRPEKDHRLQIKAFKKVLDRRRETAGGRETLKLVLIGGCRNQEDEDRVVMLRGLCHEQGVADRVEFKLNIPFAELKKELGGATIGLHTMWNEHFGIGVVECMAAGKVILAHKSGGPKLDIVVPFEGGQTGFLADDEDSYAEAIEEILSLTPASRLQIRRNARQSVARFSDQEFEVSLLAALERLMGDI
- the alg11 gene encoding GDP-Man:Man(3)GlcNAc(2)-PP-Dol alpha-1,2-mannosyltransferase isoform X1, encoding MSAHDELVLCMCFLWKVLYHLLFVCLLLLSVLVLLMLAVRLWLKGKRSTRYARTGRPAVAFFHPYCNAGGGGERVLWCAIRALQRRYPDIDIVVYTGDLGVLPHEIVDGARRRFNIVFPRPIHFVFLRLRLLVEPSLFPHFTLLGQSMGSIFLGWEALTEFVPDIYIDSMGYAFTLPLFRYLGGCSVCAYVHYPTISTDMLSVVRERNPRFNNTGYISNSLFLSAFKLLYYCLFAMFYGMAGSCSDLVMVNSTWTLDHILSLWHASNRTSVVYPPCDVSAFLDVPLEEDEEKKCHSIVSIGQFRPEKDHRLQIKAFKKVLDRRRETAGGRETLKLVLIGGCRNQEDEDRVVMLRGLCHEQGVADRVEFKLNIPFAELKKELGGATIGLHTMWNEHFGIGVVECMAAGKVILAHKSGGPKLDIVVPFEGGQTGFLADDEDSYAEAIEEILSLTPASRLQIRRNARQSVARFSDQEFEVSLLAALERLMGDI
- the cpb2 gene encoding carboxypeptidase B2 — translated: MKTLVIWFVLMAQLPEMGHCTETHDQILSITPTTPEQVDIVKNISSQYETTLWQPAHPQYIQEETQVHLFVPANSSATVKDLLQQYDIAHEVLLDNTNELIEMQTRNDSTDPRSTMSFYERYHSLEDIYYWINRTAQDNPNTIKTILLGSSFEKRPLYALKVSFNSENKKALWIDCGIHAREWISPAFCLWFVQYSLDFYKQNQDITDILDNMDVYILPVMNPDGYLYTWTTNRMWRKNRSIRLSSYCVGVDLNRNFDANWCTEGASNDPCSEIYCGAFPESEPESEAVANFLRSQKDTIQLYLSIHAYSQMLLFPYSCTLDEAQNHNELLEMAQEASQNIRRYYRNTYKYGAGARTIYLAPGGSDDWAYNLGIKYSFTFELQDRGRYGFLLPPSHISKACNEALLAVKTIAHRVLKKTQASRSPSSTSTK